A DNA window from Vigna angularis cultivar LongXiaoDou No.4 chromosome 1, ASM1680809v1, whole genome shotgun sequence contains the following coding sequences:
- the LOC108321054 gene encoding cysteine-tryptophan domain-containing zinc finger protein 3, with the protein MQRNSTAELEEGEAFYCYEDEDDDNIDLDSLSYIDERIQHVLGDFQKEFEGGIFPERLGAKFGDYGSFLPTYERSPRLRSGPKAPEKPNSSQKIPSNIHTTAAIYNSRAPPNTTPSTRLGTASPIVLPSRDTGVPSEKNTGISSNRVTGKCSLKEDFANKAEKLTNQRTPQIKVKSDSLAKKNAAIYSGLGLDDSPSSSAENSQKESEDSPHVSQEMPEESCTSIVQIMTSFTVPGGVLISPLHDSLLNLIRKGKGLGDSRPMSSLNGHQEHYSMSTDESDSLVGDSHLLKKRKLTVVDQSEKHHMNGNCYENDMTFHTKKRLANRTPDRKDFLSNGLRCTPLSSSICDAGETAEVAGKAIEVSKEVNKNGVECRMGSIEVVKEVSLESISDQDFDKVVKRNTGSSFGKKVLKHKMEMSQDNNSADPKNSRKCNTSAISKRVNSNEMKRKVDQDTQKFETNQTKVKSASKNNLKGEQGPGKVVADAKKGVTGSSNKAMVNDRKSTGIGVISSKNEMHKMKLMDNKVRDCDRGLLKRKKLQLKLDGIDPTDGPPLNKDTVNADLYHVKKSANEVKVKEKPSGNKVVYQLSAVPCVKDAPGTFPVAENKPTSEMVLSAAAAPQLIEEDWVCCDSCQKWRLLPMGLKPEQLPEKWLCSMLYWLPGMNRCNISEEETTKSLYALYQMPISEGQNNMQSHVTGPEIGVKSVDTLQLCHVDKKSSSDVMLDRGNKKHGINEKAKPGLNIDRHQLSNTVKNGQQSNVKNRSLNDMNQRSADSNRMKKSNSQNLNRLNNLIEDKKALKAKEYQINGGDKQVRLKRKMEDNQHGSGTHKKSKIEVVGNADKHLKHGMDYKKMGLNSRNDLPTKASGENTTKYDDYCSSDDNKFVVPVKKGDRAQFSSDDGSLDATNSRQSGSVKERKMSDWRDNEKHNKTLYMEGDMHRVKNINVNKKQKKYTVLNTEAKPVIESDDEFIKESEMKRAFLPDSRDKMSTGTEVKSDINMAHQPRKHKKNVASYQALDCFDTSGGDLGSGKFSLAATSSSSKVSGSHEARTKLEKAIGSPVESVTSSPLRTSNIEKCTFAAGLDTSEKDDARKGGLSIKKLDSREKKLSVKKERVSNDIHLARVNCGSGSHHEEKMNKSNKENALSWQKSGRLTSLRVKQKVRTSGSEVSRDKMKVSVSANDFSKNGVSYDSAVHPNNHTSGTETSHDVKNVFLKSKHNIDNLSKQNPSRDWSDETGKQTEPKQNDFGNPILKRETLHLGSRTAPKSQKGDMSIGHPVHASGNGDVPRLVRNAVDVSCKAGVDHSSGSLVPDRQLSGSSPVTTNSSQTASGILEEATNLKDSADHYKNSGFEFESNETYFKAALKFLHGASLIEKSHRENSKQGEMNQMQIYAATAKLFESCAHKYERRQEMAAASLAYKCMEVVYMRLVYNKHSTINRDRDELKSILQMVSQGESPSSSASDIDNLNNVGAVDRTTLTRGSSTLAANNQVISAQNRPNIIRLLDFTQDINFAMEASRKCKSSFMAANLNMDEARNRDCITSIRKVIDFSFQDVDELVHLVMIATKAITRAGLGGVRD; encoded by the exons ATGCAACGCAATAGTACTGCTGAGTTGGAGGAAGGAGAGGCTTTCTATTGTTatgaggatgaggatgatgacAACATTGACCTTGATTCTCTCTCTTACATT GATGAGAGGATTCAGCATGTTCTGGGTGATTTCCAAAAGGAATTTGAAGGAGGTATTTTTCCCGAGCGTTTGG GTGCAAAATTTGGTGATTATGGCTCCTTTTTACCCACCTATGAACGCTCGCCTCGGTTGCGATCAGGTCCAAAGGCTCCAGAAAAACCCAATAGTTCACAAAAAATTCCCAGCAACATCCACACCACg GCTGCAATTTATAACTCAAGAGCACCTCCAAATACGACTCCTTCCACGAGGCTTGGAACTGCTTCCCCTATTGTTCTTCCATCTCGAGATACAGGAGTGCCTTCAGAGAAGAACACAGGAATTTCCTCGAATAGAGTAACAGGGAAATGTAGTTTGAAAGAGGACTTTGCAAATAAGGCAGAAAAGTTGACCAACCAAAGAACGCCACAAATCAAAGTAAAATCAGATAGCTTAGCAAAAAAGAATGCTGCAATTTACAGTGGACTTGGGCTTGATGACTCTCCATCCTCTTCGGCAGAAAACAGCCAAAAGGAAAGTGAAGATTCGCCACACGTATCTCAAGAGATGCCTGAAGAATCTTGCACAAGCATTGTTCAG ATTATGACTTCTTTCACTGTCCCTGGAGGTGTGCTAATATCACCTCTACATGACAGTCTACTCAACTTGATTAGAAAGGGAAAAGGCCTTGGAGACAGTAGACCCATGTCTTCTCTTAATGGTCATCAGGAGCATTATTCCATGTCTACTGATGAATCAGATTCCTTGGTTGGGGATTCACATTTGTTGAAGAAAAGGAAACTGACAGTGGTAGACCAAAGTGAAAAGCATCATATGAATGGTAACTGTTATGAGAACGACATGACATTTCATACGAAGAAAAGATTAGCAAATAGAACTCCAGATCGTAAGGACTTTCTGTCTAATGGTCTGAGATGCACACCACTGTCAAGTTCAATTTGTGATGCTGGTGAAACAGCAGAAGTCGCTGGTAAGGCTATTGAAGTATCCAAGGAGGTCAATAAAAATGGTGTGGAATGTAGAATGGGTTCCATAGAAGTAGTGAAGGAGGTTTCATTGGAGTCAATATCTGATCAGGATTTTGACAAGGTTGTGAAACGAAATACAGGAAGTAGCTTTGGGAAAAAAGTGTTAAAGCATAAAATGGAAATGTCTCAGGATAACAATTCTGCTGATCCTAAGAATAGTAGAAAGTGTAACACTTCTGCTATTTCGAAAAGGGTTAACTCTAATGAAATGAAACGTAAGGTGGATCAAGATACTCAAAAGTTTGAGACTAATCAGACCAAGGTAAAATCTGCAAGCAAGAACAACTTAAAAGGCGAACAGGGACCTGGAAAAGTTGTGGCCGATGCCAAAAAAGGTGTCACTGGTTCTAGTAATAAAGCAATGGTAAATGATAGAAAGAGTACTGGCATTGGTGTTATTTCTTCTAAAAATGAAATGCATAAAATGAAACTGATGGATAATAAGGTGAGAGATTGTGACAGAGGTTtactgaaaagaaaaaaattacaattgaaGCTTGATGGAATAGATCCAACTGATGGGCCTCCCCTTAATAAGGATACAGTAAATGCTGACCTTTACCATGTTAAAAAGAGTGCAAATGAGGTTAAAGTAAAGGAAAAACCAAGTGGCAATAAAGTTGTTTATCAGTTGTCTGCTGTGCCATGCGTAAAAGATGCTCCAGGCACATTTCCTGTTGCTGAAAATAAACCCACTTCTGAGATGGTTCTGTCGGCAGCAGCAGCACCTCAACTTATTGAAGAAGATTGGGTTTGCTGTGACAGTTGCCAGAAATGGCGGCTTCTACCTATGGGTTTAAAGCCAGAGCAGCTTCCAGAGAAATGGTTGTGTAGCATGCTATATTGGCT GCCTGGAATGAATCGGTGTAACATCAGCGAGGAGGAGACAACAAAATCACTTTATGCTTTATATCAAATGCCGATTTCTGAGGGTCAAAATAACATGCAAAGCCATGTCACTGGACCCGAAATTGGAGTGAAGTCTGTTGATACTCTACAACTTTGCCATGTTGACAAAAAGTCCAGTTCTGATGTAATGCTTGACCGGGGAAACAAGAAACATGGTATTAATGAAAAGGCAAAGCCAGGACTCAACATTGACAGGCATCAGTTGTCAAATACAGTAAAGAATGGTCAACAGTCAAATGTTAAAAATAGAAGCTTGAATGACATGAATCAGCGGTCTGCAGACTCAAACCGTATGAAGAAATCTAATTCTCAAAATTTGAACAGGTTGAACAATTTGATAGAAGATAAAAAAGCGCTTAAGGCAAAAGAATATCAAATTAATGGAG GTGACAAACAGGTTAGATTGAAGCGTAAGATGGAGGATAATCAACATGGATCTGGAACTCATAAGAAATCTAAGATTGAAGTTGTTGGCAATGCTGATAAACATCTGAAACACGGTATGGACTATAAAAAGATGGGTCTAAACTCAAGAAATGACTTACCAACAAAGGCTAGTGGGGAAAATACGACGAAATATGATGATTATTGTTCGTCTGATGATAACAAGTTTGTAGTTCCGGTAAAGAAGGGAGATCGGGCACAGTTTTCATCTGATGATGGTTCGTTGGATGCTACAAATAGTAGGCAAAGTGGTTCggtcaaagaaagaaaaatgagtgaCTGGCGGGATAATGAGAAACATAACAAAACATTGTATATGGAAGGTGACATGCATCGTGTTAAAAACATCAATGTAAATAAGAAACAGAAGAAGTATACAGTTTTGAATACAGAGGCAAAACCAGTAATTGAAAGTGATGACGAATTTATTAAAGAAAGTGAGATGAAGCGTGCTTTCTTGCCAGACAGCAGGGACAAAATGTCTACTGGGACAGAGGTGAAAAGTGATATCAATATGGCCCACCAGCCTAGAAAGCACAAAAAAAATGTTGCTTCTTACCAAGCTTTGGATTGTTTTGATACATCGGGTGGGGATTTAGGCTCTGGAAAATTTTCATTGGCAGCAACTTCAAGTTCTTCTAAGGTTTCTGGGTCTCACGAAGCTAGAACTAAGCTTGAAAAGGCCATAGGCTCACCAGTAGAATCTGTTACCTCATCACCTTTGAGGACTTCCAACATCGAGAAATGTACTTTTGCTGCAGGGTTGGACACATCAGAAAAAGATGATGCTAGAAAAGGTggtttatcaataaaaaaattagatagtAGGGAgaaaaagttatcagtaaaaaaGGAGAGAGTTTCAAATGACATACATCTTGCACGTGTTAATTGTGGCAGTGGTTCACatcatgaagagaaaatgaacaaGAGTAATAAGGAAAATGCACTTTCTTGGCAGAAATCTGGTAGGCTCACATCATTACGGGTGAAGCAAAAGGTTAGAACTTCTGGTTCTGAGGTGAGTAGGGATAAGATGAAGGTTTCAGTATCAGCTAATGATTTTTCCAAAAATGGTGTGAGTTATGACTCAGCAGTTCATCCTAATAATCACACTTCTGGTACTGAGACAAGTCATGATGTTAAGAACGTCTTTCTGAAGTCTAAACACAATATTGACAACCTTAGCAAGCAAAATCCTTCAAGGGATTGGTCAGATGAAACTGGAAAACAAACTGAGCCAAAACAAAATGATTTTGGGAATCCAATTTTGAAAAGGGAAACTTTACATTTGGGTTCTAGAACTGCACCCAAATCGCAAAAAGGAGATATGTCTATTGGGCATCCGGTCCATGCATCTGGCAACGGTGATGTTCCTAGGCTTGTGAGAAATGCAGTTGATGTTAGTTGCAAGGCTGGAGTTGATCACAGTTCAGGAAGTTTAGTACCTGACAGACAGCTCAGTGGGTCAAGTCCCGTGACAACAAATTCTAGCCAAACTGCCTCTGGCATTCTGGAAGAAGCCACAAACCTAAAGGATTCTGCAGATCATTATAAG AACTCTGGTTTTGAGTTTGAAAGTAACGAGACTTATTTTAAAGCTGCCTTAAAGTTTCTGCACGGAGCATCACTTATAGAAAAATCCCACCGTGAAAATAGCAAGCAGGGAGAGATGAATCAAATGCAAATTTATGCTGCTACAGCTAAACTTTTTGA ATCCTGTGCCCATAAATATGAAAGACGCCAAGAAATGGCCGCAGCTTCCTTGGCCTATAAATGCATGGAGGTGGTATACATGAGATTGGTTTACAATAAACATTCTACCATAAACAGGGATCGTGATGAGTTAAAATCAATTCTACAAATGGTTTCTCAAG GTGAATCTCCTTCGTCTTCTGCATCagatattgataatttaaataacgTGGGGGCAGTGGATAGGACTACTTTGACAAGGGGTTCTAGTACTCTTGCTGCTAACAATCAAGTCATATCTGCTCAGAATCGCCCAAATATTATCAGGCTTCTTGATTTT ACTCAAGACATAAATTTTGCAATGGAGGCTTCCAGAAAATGCAAGAGCAGTTTCATGGCTGCTAATTTGAACATGGATGAAGCACGGAATAGGGATTGCATAACTTCGATTAGGAAGGTTATTGATTTCAGCTTCCAAGATGTAGATGAGCTTGTACATCTGGTGATGATAGCAACAAAAGCAATAACTCGAGCTGGTCTTGGTGGTGTTAGAGATTAA